A single window of Candidatus Binataceae bacterium DNA harbors:
- a CDS encoding cytochrome P450 encodes MNPSDVDLGNPDLYVSGVPHEVFTWLRREDPVHWNPVTNGCGFWSITKYDDIVAISKNPEVFSSAREHGGHRIYDENLVGTAGMGAEETDAPFISMDPPEHNRYRRMISPGFGPSRLKALEGQIQDRVCSILDRLGARKECEFVTEVAAELPIQVLAELLGIPQAERLKLFDWSNSMIAEDDPELRKSPEETAADVRAMIEYSGRLWEERVANPGLDLISMLIHPDADGEVMSKERYLGTFILLVAAGNETTRNSISGGLITLAGFPEQRQRLADNPTLYGTAAAEIIRYVSPIMHMRRTAIADSVVRGKTIRRGDKVIMWYASANRDEQIFTNPFGFDLTRAETTQLGFGVGQHFCLGARLAELQLRIFFTEFLRRYPKAEPSGPIRRMRSNFVAGIKEMPVRLH; translated from the coding sequence ATGAATCCAAGTGACGTCGATTTAGGGAATCCCGACCTCTACGTCAGCGGGGTGCCGCACGAAGTCTTTACCTGGCTTCGGCGCGAGGACCCTGTGCATTGGAACCCGGTTACAAACGGCTGCGGCTTCTGGTCCATCACCAAGTATGACGACATCGTGGCGATCTCGAAGAACCCAGAGGTGTTTTCCTCGGCCCGCGAGCACGGTGGGCATCGGATTTATGACGAAAACCTAGTTGGCACCGCCGGCATGGGAGCAGAGGAAACCGACGCCCCATTCATAAGCATGGATCCGCCTGAGCATAACCGTTATCGGCGGATGATCTCTCCGGGCTTCGGCCCCTCCCGGCTCAAGGCGCTGGAGGGACAAATCCAGGATCGGGTGTGCAGCATCCTCGACCGCCTCGGAGCACGGAAGGAGTGCGAGTTTGTTACGGAAGTGGCGGCCGAGTTGCCGATCCAGGTGCTCGCGGAGTTGCTCGGCATCCCGCAGGCGGAGCGTCTGAAACTGTTCGACTGGTCGAACTCGATGATCGCCGAAGATGATCCGGAACTCCGCAAAAGCCCCGAGGAGACGGCAGCTGACGTCCGCGCGATGATCGAGTATTCCGGGCGCCTATGGGAGGAGCGTGTGGCTAATCCCGGCCTCGATCTGATCAGCATGCTCATCCATCCAGACGCCGACGGCGAAGTAATGAGCAAGGAGCGGTATCTTGGAACATTCATCCTGCTGGTGGCCGCAGGCAACGAGACAACGCGCAACTCGATTTCGGGCGGACTTATCACGCTCGCCGGGTTTCCCGAACAACGCCAGCGGCTGGCCGATAATCCTACTCTCTATGGCACCGCGGCCGCCGAGATCATCCGCTACGTAAGCCCAATCATGCATATGCGGCGCACGGCTATCGCCGACAGCGTGGTACGCGGCAAGACCATCCGCCGCGGCGACAAGGTAATCATGTGGTATGCCTCAGCGAATCGCGACGAGCAGATCTTCACTAATCCTTTCGGATTCGACCTGACTCGCGCGGAGACCACGCAGCTGGGTTTCGGCGTCGGCCAGCATTTCTGCCTCGGCGCTCGCCTGGCCGAGCTGCAATTGCGGATCTTTTTCACCGAGTTTCTGCGCCGTTATCCCAAAGCCGAGCCGAGCGGTCCAATCCGGAGAATGCGCTCGAACTTCGTCGCGGGCATCAAGGAAATGCCGGTCCGGCTTCACTGA
- a CDS encoding acyl-CoA dehydrogenase family protein — protein MSSPAIEKSGEAVEPAMTAADIRANASALSGFLREKSDAIEEARRLPGEVAARLRQAGMFRLMMPQEWGGPEMRPAEQVEVIEELAKANSSAAWCVMIGCDSGFFAGFLEDGAAREIYPCLDMITAGSATPSGRAERVAGGYRVTGRWSFGSGVTHADVVELACTLYENGVPVAKGQGTPVTCGFLTPAANVEVADNWRTTGMRGTGSCDYSVKDLFVPERFLCNIRPPARRSGVLWRRSTNFLPKVSGVPLGMARAAIDYAVETVKNRVEIPSGRPLRNSGRIQSVIGAAEMLLGAARSYVFVAMEREWARLESNEQPTIRERTDSWLSRVNAAQAAREIVRMLYDALGSASIYSERSPLDRALRDAETVCQHIVMQHKTLAMAGAMLLEADTPVLPYI, from the coding sequence ATGTCGTCACCAGCAATTGAAAAAAGCGGCGAAGCGGTCGAACCGGCGATGACCGCCGCGGATATCCGTGCGAACGCGAGCGCCTTGAGCGGCTTTTTGCGCGAGAAATCCGACGCTATCGAAGAAGCGCGCCGCTTGCCTGGCGAGGTGGCTGCGCGTTTGCGGCAAGCGGGGATGTTTCGCCTGATGATGCCGCAAGAATGGGGCGGACCGGAAATGCGTCCGGCTGAGCAGGTCGAAGTGATCGAGGAACTCGCCAAAGCCAATTCTTCCGCCGCGTGGTGCGTGATGATCGGATGCGATTCCGGATTTTTTGCGGGGTTCCTGGAAGACGGGGCCGCGCGAGAGATTTATCCTTGCCTCGACATGATAACCGCCGGCAGCGCAACGCCCTCCGGGCGCGCCGAGCGCGTTGCGGGCGGATATCGAGTCACGGGACGATGGTCGTTCGGTTCCGGCGTGACGCATGCCGATGTGGTCGAGCTCGCCTGCACGCTCTATGAAAACGGCGTGCCGGTCGCGAAAGGCCAGGGTACGCCCGTGACGTGCGGGTTCCTGACCCCAGCTGCAAACGTGGAGGTCGCGGACAACTGGCGCACCACCGGGATGCGCGGGACCGGCAGCTGCGACTACAGCGTAAAGGACTTGTTCGTGCCCGAACGGTTCCTCTGCAACATCCGTCCGCCCGCGCGACGTTCGGGCGTGCTCTGGCGCCGCTCCACGAATTTCCTGCCCAAGGTTTCCGGGGTGCCGCTCGGGATGGCGCGCGCCGCGATCGATTATGCGGTCGAGACGGTAAAAAATCGGGTGGAGATCCCCTCCGGCCGCCCCTTGAGAAACAGCGGACGCATTCAAAGCGTGATCGGCGCCGCGGAGATGCTGCTGGGCGCCGCTCGTTCCTATGTCTTCGTGGCGATGGAACGTGAATGGGCGCGCCTCGAGAGCAACGAGCAGCCCACCATTCGCGAACGCACGGACTCGTGGCTGTCACGGGTGAATGCGGCGCAGGCCGCGCGTGAGATTGTAAGAATGCTCTACGACGCGCTGGGATCGGCTTCCATTTACTCGGAGCGGAGCCCGCTCGATCGGGCGCTGCGTGATGCGGAGACGGTTTGCCAGCATATCGTGATGCAACACAAAACGCTCGCGATGGCGGGAGCGATGCTGCTCGAAGCCGACACTCCGGTACTTCCGTACATCTGA